GATACATTTTACGTTTAATGTATAGATTGATGAACTGACCATTTGTTATTTATCAATAGTTATAGTACCGATAGTAAAATACCGGAATCAAAAGGAGGGAAAAATGGCAGCAAAGAAAAAAGCAAAATCAAAGAGGAAGCCGAACCCGGCATTCATGAAGCCAATGAACATCAGCGAGAAGCTGGCAGTCATAGTGGGCAGCAAGCCTATTCCAAGGACAGAGGTTGTTAAGAAGCTATGGACTTACATCAAGAAGAACGGGCTGCAAGATAAGAAGAACAAGAGAAACATCAATGCAGATGACAGCCTCAAAGCTGTATTCGGAGGCAAGAGTACAGTCACTATGTTCGAGATGACAAAGCTGGTGAGCAAGCATCTGAGCTGATTCATTCATCATCGTATTTTTATCACTCCACTAACAGCAGCAGGGATTTCCTGCTGCTTAATCTT
This sequence is a window from Deltaproteobacteria bacterium. Protein-coding genes within it:
- a CDS encoding SWIB/MDM2 domain-containing protein, producing MAAKKKAKSKRKPNPAFMKPMNISEKLAVIVGSKPIPRTEVVKKLWTYIKKNGLQDKKNKRNINADDSLKAVFGGKSTVTMFEMTKLVSKHLS